From Thiomicrospira sp. XS5, one genomic window encodes:
- a CDS encoding VTT domain-containing protein — MHDMIGERRTSILTPGENCWQKVNANRAAVAIDGEAYFRAIREAILSARDSVFILGWDLHSRLKLVRDDSDHEHPIELGELLDFIAREHHVDVFVLTWDFASIYTLERESRPLYVFNKKTHSRVHFHLDSQHPVGASQHQKVVVVDDCVGFSGGFDLSKWRWDTPEHAIDDARRKDPDGKPYPPFHDVQMVVDGDAAKALGQLARERWQRATGTQTAPAVPTQPNSPNAPDGDLEHDPWPASITPLMRNVPVGIARTLAQYRGHPAVQEVKQLYLDSISAAEHFIYIENQYLTSNAIQQALVASLQLENGPEIIIVMPEKTGGWLEQHTMDVLRARLVKKLQEADHANRLRLYYPQLASDTDVSLMVHAKCMIIDDYMLRVASSNLSNRSMGLDSECDLFIEAEIESEAYYAIQKIRRTLMSEHLGIDTTTLQNSEAEHPSLIRVIELHQGGERTLQTLHTNVTPEVDQLVPESALIDPEQPYHPDHLVNHFVPNKDKPHTARHFLKVALLLTLLLVLVAVWRWTPLSDWLNIDQMMRYITLLESQSLAPWLVIPIFAVAATLAVPLTLLVVAVILVFGSSLGFAYALSGALLSAVLSYWVGQWAGHALLKHYAGNRLHRISQKLSKRGVLTIITMRIIPIAPFAVINVVAGASHIRLRDFVLGSFIGFLPGMAAIALFTDKVLRSIKEPSGGNLIWLAFWVVAIVLMMFGLRKWLRYKSRKREQGQ; from the coding sequence ATGCACGACATGATTGGGGAGAGGCGCACTTCAATCCTCACCCCTGGCGAAAATTGCTGGCAAAAAGTGAATGCGAACCGTGCCGCGGTGGCCATTGATGGCGAAGCCTATTTTCGCGCGATACGTGAAGCCATTCTTTCGGCGCGTGACTCGGTGTTCATTCTGGGTTGGGATTTACACAGCCGATTAAAGCTGGTGCGAGACGACTCTGACCATGAACACCCGATTGAACTGGGCGAATTATTGGATTTCATCGCACGAGAACACCATGTCGATGTTTTTGTGCTGACTTGGGACTTTGCATCCATCTATACATTGGAACGCGAAAGCCGCCCTTTGTACGTGTTTAACAAGAAAACCCACTCGCGTGTTCATTTTCATTTAGACAGTCAGCACCCGGTTGGCGCTTCTCAACACCAAAAGGTCGTGGTGGTTGACGATTGCGTAGGATTTTCCGGCGGCTTTGACCTGAGCAAATGGCGCTGGGATACCCCCGAGCATGCCATTGACGATGCCAGACGAAAAGACCCAGACGGCAAGCCTTATCCCCCTTTCCATGATGTTCAAATGGTGGTGGATGGCGATGCGGCCAAAGCTTTAGGGCAGCTGGCACGTGAACGCTGGCAGCGTGCGACCGGAACCCAAACGGCCCCGGCCGTCCCGACTCAACCGAATTCGCCAAACGCGCCAGACGGTGACTTAGAGCATGATCCTTGGCCCGCTTCCATAACGCCATTGATGCGTAATGTGCCGGTCGGCATAGCACGAACACTGGCGCAATATCGTGGACACCCCGCGGTCCAGGAAGTGAAACAACTTTATCTGGACAGTATATCCGCCGCAGAGCACTTTATTTATATCGAAAACCAATACCTGACATCGAATGCGATTCAACAAGCGCTCGTTGCGAGTTTACAGCTTGAAAACGGGCCCGAAATCATCATCGTGATGCCGGAAAAAACCGGCGGATGGCTTGAGCAGCATACCATGGATGTATTGCGTGCCCGTCTGGTCAAAAAACTGCAGGAAGCCGATCACGCAAACCGTTTGCGGCTGTATTATCCGCAACTCGCAAGCGATACGGATGTCTCTTTAATGGTTCATGCCAAGTGTATGATTATTGATGATTACATGCTTCGGGTGGCATCCTCCAACCTCAGCAACCGTTCGATGGGGCTGGACAGTGAGTGCGATCTTTTCATTGAAGCGGAAATCGAATCAGAGGCTTATTACGCGATTCAGAAAATCCGGCGTACCTTGATGAGTGAACACCTGGGTATCGACACTACGACACTGCAAAACAGTGAAGCGGAACATCCCTCTCTGATCCGCGTGATTGAATTGCACCAAGGTGGCGAACGTACCTTACAGACGCTGCATACAAACGTCACACCGGAAGTCGATCAACTGGTGCCCGAATCCGCCCTAATCGACCCTGAACAGCCGTATCACCCCGATCATCTTGTGAACCATTTCGTGCCGAATAAAGACAAACCCCATACGGCTCGGCACTTTCTAAAAGTCGCTTTGCTATTGACGCTGTTATTGGTTTTGGTCGCCGTATGGCGCTGGACGCCGTTAAGCGACTGGCTGAATATCGACCAGATGATGCGTTATATCACCTTACTGGAATCGCAATCACTTGCACCCTGGCTTGTGATTCCAATATTTGCTGTCGCCGCCACGCTCGCCGTGCCCCTAACGCTGTTGGTAGTGGCCGTGATATTGGTCTTCGGGTCCTCGCTGGGATTTGCCTATGCCTTGTCGGGTGCCCTGCTCAGCGCGGTGTTGTCCTATTGGGTGGGTCAATGGGCCGGGCACGCCCTTCTGAAACATTACGCGGGAAACCGTTTGCATCGCATCAGCCAGAAGTTATCCAAACGCGGGGTTTTAACGATTATTACGATGCGCATCATCCCCATCGCGCCTTTTGCGGTGATCAATGTGGTTGCCGGTGCCTCACACATTCGATTACGGGATTTTGTATTAGGATCTTTCATTGGTTTTTTGCCCGGTATGGCGGCCATTGCGCTGTTCACCGACAAGGTGTTACGCTCAATAAAAGAGCCTAGTGGCGGCAACCTCATTTGGCTGGCCTTTTGGGTGGTGGCGATTGTTTTGATGATGTTTGGACTGCGTAAATGGCTGCGCTATAAATCCCGGAAACGCGAGCAAGGACAATAA
- the fghA gene encoding S-formylglutathione hydrolase produces MKQIESIKEFGGFLNRYTHFSDSCQCEMTFSVYLPPQAETQAVPALYWLSGLTCTDDNVRVKAGAQRYAAENGIALVMPDTSPRGDDVADEPDRYDLGKGAGFYVNATQEPWAKHYQMYDYVTTELPDLIEQNFPVMAGVKSISGHSMGGHGALICALKNPGAFRSVSAFSPICHPTQCGWGQGCFTAYLGKENQRDWASYDAVKLIENGASCEHILVDQGTADEFLTEGQLQPEALQKACDDNGINLQLRMQDGYDHSYHFIATFIGEHIAYHAKALSQK; encoded by the coding sequence ATGAAACAAATAGAAAGCATTAAAGAATTTGGCGGTTTTCTCAACCGCTACACGCATTTCTCGGATAGCTGCCAATGCGAGATGACCTTTTCGGTTTATTTGCCGCCACAAGCGGAAACGCAAGCCGTTCCGGCTTTGTACTGGTTATCCGGTTTAACCTGCACAGACGACAATGTGCGTGTTAAAGCAGGTGCACAACGCTATGCCGCCGAAAACGGCATTGCCTTGGTGATGCCGGACACCAGCCCTCGCGGTGATGATGTGGCGGATGAACCCGATCGCTATGACTTAGGAAAAGGCGCCGGTTTTTACGTGAATGCCACGCAAGAACCTTGGGCGAAGCATTATCAAATGTATGATTACGTCACCACCGAGCTGCCCGATTTGATTGAGCAGAATTTTCCGGTGATGGCTGGCGTCAAGTCCATTAGTGGTCATTCCATGGGTGGGCACGGTGCCTTAATTTGTGCATTAAAAAACCCAGGGGCTTTTCGATCGGTCTCGGCCTTTTCGCCCATTTGTCACCCAACACAATGCGGCTGGGGACAAGGTTGTTTTACAGCCTACTTAGGTAAAGAAAATCAACGTGATTGGGCGTCTTATGATGCGGTTAAATTGATTGAAAACGGCGCATCTTGTGAACACATTTTGGTTGATCAGGGTACGGCGGATGAATTTTTAACCGAAGGTCAGTTACAGCCCGAAGCGTTGCAAAAAGCCTGTGACGATAACGGCATTAACCTGCAACTCAGAATGCAGGATGGCTACGACCACAGTTATCACTTTATCGCCACCTTCATTGGTGAGCATATCGCCTACCACGCTAAGGCCCTTTCGCAAAAATAA
- a CDS encoding S-(hydroxymethyl)glutathione dehydrogenase/class III alcohol dehydrogenase, with protein sequence MKCKAAVAWEPKKPLEIEEVEVEGPREGEVLLKVVASGVCHTDAFTLSGDDPEGVFPAILGHEGGCEVVECGPGVKDLKPGDHVIPLYIPECGECEYCNSTKSNLCQSIAGTVWTGYMPDGTRRFSKNGKPIYHYMGCSTFAEYTVVPEIALAKINKEAPLDKVCLLGCGVTTGIGAVLNTAKVEAGSTVAVFGLGGIGLSCIQGAVMAKASRIIAVDLNPSKWEMAKALGATDFVNPRSVDGKVSEYIAEITNGGVDYSFECIGNVEVMRDALECTRMGWGVSTVIGVAGAGQEVSTRPFNLVVGRTWKGSAFGGVKGRSELPGYVERYMDGEIELDAFVTHTMGLEDINKAFDLMHSGESIRSVIIF encoded by the coding sequence ATGAAATGTAAAGCAGCTGTCGCTTGGGAACCCAAAAAACCTTTAGAAATTGAAGAAGTTGAAGTAGAAGGCCCAAGAGAGGGTGAAGTCCTATTAAAGGTAGTTGCATCAGGCGTTTGCCATACGGATGCGTTCACCTTGTCTGGTGATGACCCTGAAGGTGTTTTTCCAGCCATTTTAGGACACGAAGGCGGCTGCGAAGTGGTCGAATGCGGCCCCGGTGTTAAAGATTTGAAACCTGGCGACCATGTCATTCCGTTGTATATTCCCGAATGCGGAGAATGCGAATACTGCAACTCTACGAAAAGCAATTTATGCCAATCCATTGCCGGAACGGTTTGGACAGGCTATATGCCGGATGGAACACGCCGTTTTTCCAAAAATGGTAAGCCAATTTACCATTACATGGGCTGTTCCACTTTTGCTGAATACACGGTGGTTCCGGAAATCGCATTGGCTAAAATCAATAAAGAAGCGCCGTTGGATAAGGTCTGTTTACTCGGTTGCGGCGTCACCACGGGAATTGGCGCGGTACTCAATACCGCTAAAGTGGAAGCCGGTTCGACGGTGGCCGTATTCGGTTTAGGCGGAATCGGGCTGTCTTGTATTCAAGGCGCGGTTATGGCGAAGGCTTCACGGATTATTGCGGTGGACCTGAACCCAAGCAAATGGGAAATGGCCAAAGCACTCGGCGCGACGGATTTTGTGAACCCAAGAAGCGTGGATGGCAAAGTCAGCGAGTACATCGCCGAGATTACGAACGGCGGCGTCGATTACTCCTTTGAATGTATCGGTAATGTCGAGGTGATGCGCGATGCACTGGAATGCACTCGCATGGGCTGGGGGGTTTCCACCGTTATTGGTGTGGCAGGCGCCGGTCAGGAAGTTTCGACTCGTCCGTTTAACTTGGTCGTCGGTCGTACCTGGAAAGGAAGCGCGTTTGGTGGCGTGAAAGGCCGCAGTGAATTACCCGGTTATGTGGAACGTTATATGGACGGTGAAATCGAGCTGGATGCTTTCGTGACCCACACAATGGGCTTGGAAGACATTAATAAAGCATTTGATTTAATGCACAGCGGCGAAAGTATTCGCTCAGTCATTATTTTTTAA
- a CDS encoding DJ-1/PfpI family protein, protein MKRKRVGIVIFDDVEVLDFCGPFEVFSVTRVDEDRRFEDVSPFELHLIAQSPDPVTTTGGMKVIPDCTFEQAPPLDILVVPGGMGTRQEMHNKTLLTFVRDAAASVETLASVCTGALVLGNAGLLDGLSATTHWRSLDWMQSLFPNVTVDKQSHVVKHGHIITSAGISAGIDMALQKVAMQFGEDVARASARHMEYPYPESNERRINLSS, encoded by the coding sequence ATGAAACGTAAACGCGTTGGCATCGTTATTTTTGATGACGTCGAAGTGCTCGATTTTTGCGGGCCGTTTGAAGTATTTTCCGTCACGCGTGTGGATGAAGACCGACGCTTTGAGGACGTTTCCCCATTTGAGCTTCATCTGATTGCGCAATCGCCCGACCCGGTGACCACCACCGGCGGAATGAAAGTCATCCCCGACTGTACGTTCGAACAAGCCCCGCCGTTGGATATTCTGGTGGTGCCGGGCGGCATGGGCACACGCCAGGAAATGCACAACAAAACCTTACTGACGTTTGTGCGTGATGCGGCCGCGTCGGTTGAAACCCTGGCTTCGGTCTGTACGGGGGCGTTGGTGCTCGGGAATGCCGGTTTGTTGGATGGTTTGAGCGCAACCACCCATTGGCGCTCGTTGGATTGGATGCAATCGCTTTTCCCGAACGTCACGGTCGATAAGCAGTCGCATGTGGTCAAGCACGGTCACATCATCACCTCAGCTGGCATTTCCGCCGGCATTGACATGGCCTTGCAGAAGGTCGCCATGCAGTTTGGTGAAGACGTTGCCCGCGCGTCGGCTCGCCATATGGAATATCCTTATCCGGAAAGCAACGAGCGCCGAATCAATCTCTCCTCCTGA
- a CDS encoding HD-GYP domain-containing protein: MQNLSLSQVISALSYALDLTEGQPAGHSVRCCWIGMHLGKLIGLESKHIWNLYYTLLLKDAGCSSNAARLYELYGSDERQAKKDFKLVDNDSYKQMLDFVLKHTAVGGNLVAKTKHLINIARHGEAQSTELFATRCERGADIAKRLGFNNEIADGIRYLDEHWNGNGKPYGLARDQIPINAQIALIAQVTDVFFQTGGQLAALNEVRSRKGSWFNPELVEALLSLETHEAFWKTLTKTDLENDIRGLEPEAEKIPLTQQKIDDITYAFAMIVDAKSPFTHDHSSRVADYTVKLSQCFEFSFEQQRELNRCALLHDIGKLGVSNHILDKPGKLTNEEFKQIQLHPLYSEQILQRIKPFNRIAKICGAHHEKLNGKGYPYGLKREDILFETKLITVADIFDALTAARPYRDAMSVDKALSILKSECGSAIEPDIYEALIQILPQLDIR; the protein is encoded by the coding sequence ATGCAAAATTTAAGCCTTTCGCAAGTCATCAGTGCCTTGAGTTATGCCTTGGACTTAACCGAAGGCCAACCGGCTGGGCACAGTGTTCGCTGTTGCTGGATTGGAATGCACCTTGGAAAACTCATCGGCCTGGAATCCAAACACATTTGGAATTTGTACTACACCCTTCTATTGAAAGATGCCGGATGCAGCAGTAATGCCGCTCGGCTGTACGAGCTTTACGGCAGCGACGAACGACAAGCCAAAAAAGATTTTAAGTTGGTCGATAATGACAGCTACAAGCAGATGCTTGACTTTGTTCTGAAGCATACCGCGGTCGGCGGAAACTTGGTCGCCAAAACGAAACATTTGATTAACATTGCGCGTCACGGCGAAGCGCAAAGCACGGAACTCTTTGCAACGCGCTGTGAGCGAGGTGCGGATATCGCAAAACGCCTCGGGTTTAATAACGAAATTGCCGATGGTATTCGTTATTTGGATGAACACTGGAACGGCAACGGAAAGCCTTATGGTCTGGCCCGTGACCAAATCCCAATCAACGCACAAATCGCGCTCATCGCGCAAGTGACCGATGTATTTTTTCAAACCGGTGGTCAGCTTGCGGCCTTGAATGAAGTGCGTTCACGAAAAGGGTCATGGTTTAACCCGGAGTTGGTCGAGGCCTTATTAAGCCTGGAAACACATGAAGCCTTTTGGAAAACCTTAACGAAAACAGACCTCGAAAACGATATTCGTGGGCTTGAACCGGAAGCTGAAAAGATTCCGCTGACACAACAAAAAATTGATGATATCACCTATGCGTTTGCCATGATTGTCGATGCCAAAAGCCCTTTCACGCACGATCACAGTTCTCGGGTGGCCGATTACACCGTCAAGCTGAGCCAGTGCTTTGAATTTTCGTTTGAACAGCAGAGAGAACTCAACCGCTGTGCCTTACTTCATGATATTGGTAAACTGGGGGTGAGCAACCATATCCTGGATAAACCCGGCAAACTGACAAATGAAGAATTTAAACAAATTCAACTGCATCCACTGTATTCCGAGCAAATTTTGCAACGCATCAAGCCGTTTAACCGAATTGCCAAAATTTGCGGCGCACACCATGAAAAACTCAATGGAAAAGGCTATCCTTATGGCCTAAAGCGTGAAGACATTTTATTTGAAACCAAACTGATTACCGTAGCGGATATTTTTGATGCACTCACCGCCGCCCGCCCCTATCGGGATGCGATGTCAGTGGACAAAGCGCTGTCGATACTCAAAAGCGAGTGTGGTTCTGCCATTGAGCCTGACATTTATGAGGCCTTGATACAGATTTTGCCGCAACTGGACATACGCTAA
- the blaOXA gene encoding class D beta-lactamase, translating to MYKTTRHHIFALLTALIPIVANADDSVIAKLFAQENVEGTMVIESLKTGQTFVHNDARAKQLFSPASTFKVLNTLIAVQDGVVQNDRTVFKWDGHHYSVAQWNHDQTLDSAFKVSCVWCYQQIARKVGIDAYKRYIKQTDYGHLQNEFDVTTFWLDEGSLEISAFEQVDFLKKLVRHQLPFNEKAYDTLQTIMLMKKTPAYSLWAKTGWAARVQPNVGWYIGYVKTAQDTWLFAMNMRLDDKAQLPLRQKLTLEVLSAKGLIGS from the coding sequence ATGTATAAAACCACACGCCATCACATTTTTGCCCTGCTTACCGCGCTGATTCCCATTGTTGCAAATGCCGACGATTCGGTAATCGCCAAACTTTTCGCCCAAGAAAATGTTGAGGGCACGATGGTCATTGAATCCCTGAAAACCGGGCAAACCTTTGTCCATAATGACGCAAGAGCGAAGCAACTGTTTTCACCTGCCTCAACCTTTAAGGTACTGAATACGCTGATTGCCGTTCAGGACGGTGTGGTTCAAAATGATCGCACGGTATTCAAATGGGACGGTCACCATTACAGCGTGGCCCAGTGGAACCACGACCAAACCTTGGACAGCGCGTTTAAGGTTTCCTGCGTGTGGTGTTATCAGCAAATCGCCCGTAAGGTTGGAATCGACGCTTACAAACGTTATATCAAACAAACCGATTACGGTCATTTGCAGAATGAATTTGATGTCACGACCTTTTGGCTGGATGAAGGCTCACTTGAAATCAGTGCATTCGAACAGGTGGATTTTCTAAAAAAACTCGTCCGTCATCAGCTTCCTTTTAATGAGAAGGCTTATGACACCTTGCAAACAATCATGCTCATGAAGAAAACGCCCGCTTATTCCCTATGGGCAAAAACCGGTTGGGCGGCGCGCGTTCAACCGAATGTGGGTTGGTATATCGGCTATGTCAAAACCGCGCAGGACACTTGGCTGTTTGCGATGAATATGAGACTCGACGATAAAGCGCAATTGCCATTACGCCAAAAATTGACTTTGGAGGTTCTGAGCGCTAAAGGTCTTATCGGCTCTTAA
- a CDS encoding NAD(P)-dependent oxidoreductase yields the protein MNVLVVGATGATGRLLVSQLLNRGCHVKAVVRSAERLPETVRAHAHLTLIEADILALPETELTGLVKDCNAVASCLGHNLNWKGLFGEPRRLVTDAVQRLCDAIQTNHKTEPTRFVLMNTSGNRNRDLDEPISFAETLIVGLIRLLLPPHSDNEHAADYLRTQVGQNHQAIEWAAVRPDSLVDSSEC from the coding sequence ATGAATGTTTTGGTGGTTGGGGCAACGGGTGCGACGGGGCGGTTATTGGTGAGCCAATTGCTCAACCGCGGGTGTCATGTCAAAGCGGTGGTGCGTTCTGCGGAACGCCTACCGGAAACGGTTCGAGCGCATGCGCATTTGACGCTCATCGAAGCCGACATCTTAGCGCTGCCGGAAACTGAACTCACCGGGCTCGTAAAGGATTGCAACGCCGTGGCTTCTTGCTTAGGGCACAACCTCAACTGGAAAGGCCTTTTCGGCGAACCGCGCCGTTTGGTGACCGACGCCGTGCAACGTTTGTGCGATGCCATTCAAACCAACCATAAAACCGAACCCACCCGGTTTGTTTTGATGAACACCTCCGGGAACCGGAACCGTGATTTGGATGAACCCATTTCGTTTGCGGAAACGCTAATTGTCGGGTTGATTCGCCTTTTATTGCCGCCGCATTCGGATAACGAACACGCCGCCGATTACCTGCGAACCCAGGTCGGGCAGAATCATCAGGCCATTGAATGGGCCGCAGTACGGCCGGATTCCTTAGTGGATAGCTCTGAGTGTTAA
- a CDS encoding peroxiredoxin: MDKKNLLTLPDNLPIPEDDGACAHLDGLTMPSISLESTSGTHVNLGLEKDTVVVYIYPLIGRPGGPPMVGWNDIPGARGCTPQSCAFRNLHSELTDLGAKVYGLSAQPLADQKEAVERLHLPFALLNDSDFELTHALTLPTFQYESLCLIKRLTLVIKNGVIQKVFYPVFPPTENAANVIAWLKENNF; encoded by the coding sequence ATGGACAAAAAGAATCTTTTAACGTTACCCGATAACTTACCCATCCCTGAAGACGATGGTGCCTGTGCGCATTTAGATGGCTTGACAATGCCTTCCATATCACTGGAAAGCACTTCAGGAACTCACGTCAACCTTGGGCTTGAAAAGGATACCGTCGTGGTTTACATCTACCCTTTAATCGGACGTCCGGGAGGCCCTCCAATGGTTGGTTGGAACGACATTCCCGGCGCAAGAGGTTGTACGCCGCAATCGTGCGCTTTTCGCAACCTTCACTCCGAACTGACGGATTTGGGGGCGAAAGTGTATGGCCTGAGCGCCCAGCCCCTGGCCGACCAAAAAGAAGCGGTAGAGCGTCTTCATTTACCTTTTGCGTTATTGAATGACAGTGATTTTGAATTAACGCATGCATTGACGTTACCGACTTTTCAATACGAGTCGTTGTGCTTAATAAAACGACTCACGCTTGTGATTAAAAACGGCGTTATACAGAAAGTTTTCTATCCGGTATTTCCGCCAACCGAAAACGCCGCCAATGTAATTGCTTGGCTAAAAGAAAATAATTTTTAA
- a CDS encoding DUF6622 family protein, translating to METIIQTLTHTPWWVYLLFALIFYKGVRSLKPRAVPLKKLIIVPLVVSAISLDTLFTQINLNGFNVLILSASAVFGLIGGYLMTVRANIEVDREHLVYKMPGGITTLLLIFGVFFTKYYIGYEKAVDPTLMQQDGFETFVIIASMLFAGLFIGKLLGYAYHYRK from the coding sequence ATGGAAACGATTATCCAAACGCTAACCCATACGCCTTGGTGGGTGTATCTTCTATTTGCTTTGATATTTTACAAAGGCGTGCGCTCGCTCAAGCCCCGTGCGGTGCCGTTGAAAAAGCTCATTATTGTGCCGTTAGTTGTTTCGGCGATTTCATTGGATACCCTCTTTACGCAAATTAACCTGAACGGGTTTAATGTATTAATACTGTCGGCCAGCGCTGTCTTTGGCTTAATAGGTGGATATTTAATGACCGTCCGCGCGAATATCGAAGTGGATAGAGAACACCTGGTTTACAAAATGCCCGGCGGAATCACCACGTTACTGTTGATTTTCGGGGTGTTTTTTACCAAATATTACATCGGGTATGAAAAAGCCGTTGACCCCACCCTGATGCAGCAAGACGGCTTTGAAACCTTTGTGATTATCGCCAGTATGCTGTTTGCGGGCTTGTTTATCGGTAAACTGCTGGGCTATGCTTACCACTACCGCAAATAA
- the parA gene encoding ParA family partition ATPase — protein sequence MTSARILAVANQKGGTGKTTLSMNLAAGLVKHGRVLLIDADPQGSATQWCRLSTEDKPFPVSVIAVAGHLVNEVERFAKDYDFIVIDCPPTLETGVMQAALKVSQTLLIPVLPSPVDLWASLRIAEAIEQAKMRNRPLQPYIVINQLEPRSALSTAMKEALQEFDIPALKSGLRRRAVYRNAAVDGLSVYCMGKRGEMAANEIDDIIQEVL from the coding sequence ATGACATCGGCACGGATTTTAGCGGTGGCCAATCAGAAGGGCGGCACCGGCAAAACCACTTTAAGCATGAATCTGGCCGCAGGCCTGGTCAAACACGGCCGTGTGCTGTTGATTGATGCCGACCCGCAAGGTTCGGCCACCCAGTGGTGCCGTTTGTCGACCGAAGACAAACCGTTTCCGGTTTCCGTGATCGCCGTGGCCGGCCATTTGGTCAACGAAGTGGAACGCTTTGCAAAAGATTACGATTTTATTGTCATTGATTGCCCGCCAACACTGGAAACCGGTGTCATGCAAGCCGCCCTGAAGGTGTCACAAACGTTGCTGATTCCCGTGTTGCCGTCGCCGGTGGATTTATGGGCCAGCCTTCGCATTGCCGAAGCCATCGAACAAGCCAAAATGCGCAATCGGCCATTACAGCCCTATATCGTCATCAATCAGTTGGAACCTCGCAGTGCTTTGTCCACCGCCATGAAAGAAGCCTTGCAAGAGTTTGATATTCCCGCCCTGAAAAGCGGCCTGCGTCGTCGCGCCGTTTATCGCAATGCGGCGGTCGATGGGCTGAGTGTCTATTGCATGGGCAAGCGTGGCGAAATGGCCGCCAATGAAATCGACGACATTATTCAGGAGGTTTTATGA